A single window of Sphingobacteriales bacterium DNA harbors:
- a CDS encoding DUF445 family protein has protein sequence MPYYINTIYIMMDSIITFFSQNDYYYIKLLSIPIVSGGIGWFTNWQAIKMTFYPINFWGIKIGKIPIGWQGIIPANGPKMADITVDLMTQKLISVEEVFERLNPDDVAKEMAPQMKELSERVVSDAMMKHQPNLWKNTPQIVKNTIFNRTAQDIPEAIRGMMQDVKDNINDLMNLKKLCVEAIIKDKTLINEIFLTCGKEEFKFIEVSGWWFGLIFGIGQMLVWHFFPLDWTLPVAGIIVGYATNWLALKLIFSPKRPVKFLFWTFIGLFIKRQNEVSALYGKIIADRVLNSENLWEHMLNEKGGERMYKLIEKHINDGIEKATGAVPDPIMNLLEGTKAYAEIKELIVRDMVRQMPNRLRNLYDFTDKAFDIEGIMREKLQALPPEDFVGVLRPAFEEEEMKLILVGAALGGLAGLAQLVFVFGGA, from the coding sequence ATGCCTTATTACATTAATACTATTTATATTATGATGGATTCTATCATTACTTTTTTTTCTCAGAATGATTACTACTATATTAAATTACTTTCAATTCCAATTGTTTCTGGTGGAATTGGTTGGTTTACAAATTGGCAAGCAATTAAAATGACTTTCTATCCAATTAATTTTTGGGGTATTAAAATTGGTAAAATTCCAATTGGTTGGCAAGGTATTATTCCTGCAAATGGACCAAAAATGGCAGATATTACTGTTGATTTGATGACGCAAAAACTTATTTCTGTAGAAGAAGTTTTTGAAAGATTGAATCCAGATGATGTGGCAAAAGAGATGGCACCACAAATGAAAGAATTATCTGAAAGAGTTGTATCTGATGCTATGATGAAGCATCAACCTAATCTTTGGAAAAATACACCACAGATTGTAAAAAATACAATTTTTAATAGAACTGCTCAAGATATTCCTGAAGCTATTCGTGGTATGATGCAAGATGTGAAAGACAATATCAATGATTTAATGAATTTAAAGAAATTGTGTGTTGAAGCAATTATCAAAGACAAGACATTAATTAATGAAATTTTTCTTACTTGCGGAAAAGAAGAATTTAAGTTTATAGAAGTTTCAGGCTGGTGGTTTGGTTTAATATTTGGTATTGGACAAATGTTGGTATGGCATTTCTTTCCATTAGATTGGACATTGCCTGTGGCAGGAATTATTGTTGGTTATGCAACAAACTGGTTAGCGTTGAAGTTGATATTTTCGCCAAAACGTCCTGTTAAGTTTTTATTTTGGACATTTATTGGTTTATTTATTAAAAGACAAAATGAGGTTTCTGCATTGTATGGAAAAATTATTGCAGATAGAGTTTTAAATTCTGAAAATTTGTGGGAACATATGTTGAATGAAAAAGGTGGTGAGCGAATGTATAAACTTATAGAAAAACATATTAATGATGGTATTGAGAAGGCAACAGGTGCTGTGCCAGATCCAATTATGAATTTATTAGAAGGTACTAAGGCATATGCTGAAATAAAAGAATTGATAGTTAGAGATATGGTAAGACAAATGCCAAATCGACTAAGAAATTTATATGATTTTACAGATAAAGCATTTGATATTGAAGGAATCATGCGTGAGAAGCTACAAGCATTACCACCAGAAGATTTTGTTGGCGTATTGCGTCCTGCTTTTGAAGAAGAAGAAATGAAACTTATACTTGTTGGTGCTGCATTGGGTGGCTTAGCTGGTTTAGCACAATTGGTATTCGTCTTTGGTGGTGCGTAG